Below is a genomic region from Medicago truncatula cultivar Jemalong A17 chromosome 3, MtrunA17r5.0-ANR, whole genome shotgun sequence.
TCGTAATCACTAACAATGAAACAATGACAATCTGCACTTGAAAAGATTATAGTCATCTCAGCtagctaatatatatatatgtattcttGCAAAATTTGATGCAGGAATGGATACAAGAGCATATCGTTTGAGTTGCTTAAAGGACAGCGATGTCTTTGAGGTTGACTTTGCAGAAGTCTTGGAGGTAAAAAGCACTATTCTGCAAGCAGCTAAGGAATCAACATACGAGTCACAACATATTATGTCCAAAGCCAAATCCTTAACCAGAGTGGCAGCTGACATAAGAGAAAATGATTGGATGGAAAAGCTTCAAATTGCAGGTTTCTTACCACAGAAGAACACGGTCTGGATTCTAGAAGGTATCCTATACTATCTCGCCCAATCCAACGCCATGCAACTGCTGAGAATTTTAGCTAACAATTGTGTCTTAACTCACACGGTCATCCTAGCAGACTTCATGAATAAGTCATCAACCACGCTATCCAATTCAGTATTCCAATTTTACAGTGATTGGCCAGACCAACTTTTACCATCTATTGGCTTCACACATGTAAAACTTTCACAAATTGGAGACCCAGATGCCCATTTCGGCCTCTTGAATGATCCGTTAAATCTCTTCAACAAGCTCCGCAGCTTGCCCAGGTCATTACAAACCAATCCAGATGACGGAACACCATGCTGTCGCTTGTACTTGGtggaagcttctggttcacccGATCAAAGTTCTGCGCATAATAAGGAGTCGGTCATTCGGTCCTGATTCGTAGAATAGAACATGGAGAATTGGAGATTACATActacatttttaattaattcttatTGTTGGTCCATGTGTTGTCACCCGTACAATTGCTACACTATTGGCAAAAAATGCTAGATGGGGCAAAATAGTCTTTTTTAATACAAGAGGGGCAAAAAAGCTAGAAATAGCCTTTGACCTAAATTATTGGAACCTTATTTTTACCTTCTTGCtgaaataatttttctcttcaattatatgatgaagaatAATGGAGATACATAAATAGTACGATAtataaaatgtcaaatttcaatTGTCCTTTTTTTCATCCCTAAAAAATGTTACTTTCTTCAGTT
It encodes:
- the LOC25490188 gene encoding putative S-adenosyl-L-methionine-dependent methyltransferase ML2020 → MSDQVNGLQDNQAWPELNLPDLLHTDPVRQVHATIEKEWDFLQRSACQTAAGRAMWKHVIHDPLAALLAGETYLRNLHEKMRKDYLNNARETSGVILAVRTLWFDSRLEDVLSSPNGREAQVVLLGAGMDTRAYRLSCLKDSDVFEVDFAEVLEVKSTILQAAKESTYESQHIMSKAKSLTRVAADIRENDWMEKLQIAGFLPQKNTVWILEGILYYLAQSNAMQLLRILANNCVLTHTVILADFMNKSSTTLSNSVFQFYSDWPDQLLPSIGFTHVKLSQIGDPDAHFGLLNDPLNLFNKLRSLPRSLQTNPDDGTPCCRLYLVEASGSPDQSSAHNKESVIRS